A window of Fragaria vesca subsp. vesca linkage group LG7, FraVesHawaii_1.0, whole genome shotgun sequence contains these coding sequences:
- the LOC101299415 gene encoding common plant regulatory factor 1-like gives MGNDDEVKSVKTEQSSSPLTADPKNHTNQTNIHVYPDWAAMQAYYGPRVPMPPYYNSPAASGHAPHPYMWGPPQTMMSPYGAPYAAIYSHGSVYAHPAVPLGSNGQGVPLSPAAANPSSVETPTKSSGNNDRGLVKRSKGFDALEMSIGNGNVENAEGEADQSLSKSSATEGSSSDGNASRANQSRRKRTREGTPTTVVAIAGDQKPEMQASPASAKDVNAASNKVLGTTVAAVGVPAKLVRPAVSPGMTTVLELKNPSSLNLASATSVQQPRAVLPPETWLQNERELKRERRKQSNRESARRSRLRKQAETDELARKVEALNADNESLKSEINRLAESSDRLRVENASLLEKLKKARVGRMEEIIMNIEDNRVEAISTENLLSRVNNSGAIARDVEEEGSMYEKKATAKLHQLLDASPRTDAIAAS, from the exons ATGGGTAACGATGATGAAGTGAAATCTGTGAAGACTGAACAATCATCTTCACCGCTGACCGCG GATCCCAAAAACCATACCAATCAGACGAATATTCATGTTTATCCTGATTGGGCAGCCATGCAG GCATATTATGGTCCCAGAGTTCCTATGCCGCCATATTACAACTCACCAGCAGCTTCTGGCCATGCTCCCCATCCATATATGTGGGGACCCCCACAG ACTATGATGTCACCCTATGGGGCACCTTATGCAGCAATATACTCTCACGGAAGTGTTTATGCGCATCCAGCAGTTCCTCTT GGTTCAAATGGTCAAGGGGTTCCACTATCACCTGCT GCTGCAAATCCGTCAAGTGTGGAAACACCTACAAAGTCATCTGGTAATAATGATCGAGGGTTGGTGAAAAGGTCAAAAGGATTTGATGCACTTGAAATGTCAATAGGCAATGGTAATGTTGAGAATGCTGAAGGTGAAGCTGATCAGTCTCTCTCCAAGAG TTCTGCAACTGAAGGTTCTAGTAGTGATGGGAATGCTTCTCGG GCAAATCAATCCAGAAGAAAAAGAACTCGTGAGGGAACGCCCACCACTG TTGTGGCAATAGCTGGAGATCAGAAACCTGAAATGCAGGCCAGTCCGGCTTCTGCAAAGGATGTAAACGCAGCTTCTAATAAGGTGTTGGGTACAACTGTTGCTGCTGTTGGTGTCCCAGCAAAATTGGTTAGACCGGCAGTGTCTCCTGGCATGACCACTGTGTTGGAACTCAAGAATCCGTCCAGCTTGAACTTGGCCAGTGCTACTAGTGTTCAACAACCCAGAGCAGTTTTGCCTCCAGAGACCTGGTTACAG AATGAAAGGGAGCTCAAAAGGGAGAGGCGGAAACAATCTAATCGGGAATCTGCTAGAAGATCCAGGTTGAGGAAGCAG GCTGAGACTGATGAACTTGCACGAAAAGTTGAGGCCTTGAATGCTGATAATGAGTCACTTAAATCTGAAATAAATCGATTGGCAGAAAGTTCTGATAGACTGAGGGTTGAAAATGCTTCACTACTG GAGAAACTGAAAAAAGCACGAGTAGGACGAATGGAAGAGATTATCATGAATATTGAAGATAACAGGGTCGAAGCTATTAGTACAGAAAACCTGCTGTCAAGAGTCAATAACTCCGGTGCAATAGCTAGAGATGTTGAGGAAGAGGGTAGCATGTATGAGAAAAAGGCTACGGCAAAGCTGCATCAGCTCCTGGATGCGAGTCCAAGGACTGATGCCATTGCTGCTAGCTAA
- the LOC101301147 gene encoding protein TRANSPARENT TESTA 12-like, protein MNYNEVSDIKISSSSSPGLLPDQESKAQMTNHEFAAMETAPADVHSPTSGSGGDYEPIRSFGDAKRICFVESKKLWVIAGPIIFNMLCNYGINSFTNIFAGHIGNVELSAIAISLSVIGNFSFGFLLGMASALETLCGQAFGAGQVGMLGVYLQRSWIILILASFCLLPLYIYSGPALKLLGQEDDVADLAGKFSIQTIPQLFSLAINFPTQKFLQAQSKVRVLACIGIATLLVHIGLLSVFIKVLGWGTTGAAMAYNVSAWAMALAQVVYVIGWCRDGWKGLSLLAFKELWAFSKLSIASAVMLCLEIWYFMTIIVLTGHLENPVIAVGSLSICMNVNGWEGVFFIGVNAAISVRVSNELGSARPRAAKYSVIVTIVESLIIGILFGGIILAAKDHFAVIFTSSKELQHAVSRLAILLSVTMVLNSVQPVISGVAVGGGWQALVASINLFCYYVVGLPLGFVLGYRTGLRVEGIWLGMIFGTFLQTLILSYIVYKTNWNKEVEQASIRMEQWTGEELVTHH, encoded by the exons ATGAATTATAATGAAGTTTCAGACATTAAGATCAGCAGCTCATCCTCTCCTGGACTTTTACCTGACCAAGAAAGCAAGGCCCAAATGACTAATCATGAATTTGCAGCCATGGAAACTGCTCCAGCTGATGTCCATAGCCCTACTAGTGGCTCTGGTGGAGATTATGAACCAATAAGAAGCTTTGGAGATGCCAAGAGAATATGTTTTGTGGAGAGCAAAAAGCTTTGGGTGATTGCAGGGCCAATTATCTTTAACATGTTGTGCAACTATGGTATTAACTCATTCACAAACATCTTTGCTGGGCATATTGGCAATGTTGAGCTCTCTGCTATTGCCATATCCCTGTCTGTCATCGGAAATTTCTCTTTCGGCTTCCTG CTTGGTATGGCAAGTGCACTTGAAACACTATGTGGGCAGGCATTTGGTGCTGGGCAAGTAGGCATGCTAGGAGTTTACTTGCAACGCTCATGGATAATTCTGATTCTCGCTAGCTTCTGTTTACTACCACTCTACATATACTCAGGGCCCGCTTTGAAACTCCTGGGGCAAGAAGACGACGTTGCAGACCTTGCCGGGAAGTTCTCAATCCAAACTATCCCTCAGCTGTTTTCACTTGCCATTAATTTCCCAACACAAAAGTTCTTGCAAGCTCAGAGCAAGGTACGAGTACTAGCATGCATTGGCATTGCAACACTCCTAGTACACATAGGACTCCTAAGCGTCTTCATCAAAGTTTTGGGGTGGGGAACCACTGGTGCAGCTATGGCCTATAATGTCTCAGCCTGGGCTATGGCATTGGCTCAGGTGGTATATGTAATTGGTTGGTGCAGAGATGGCTGGAAGGGATTGTCATTGTTAGCTTTCAAGGAGTTATGGGCCTTTTCGAAACTCTCTATTGCTTCAGCTGTAATGCTTTGCCTAGAGATTTGGTATTTCATGACCATTATTGTTCTCACCGGACACCTTGAGAATCCTGTTATTGCTGTTGGCTCCCTTTCAATATG CATGAATGTGAATGGATGGGAAGGAGTATTTTTCATTGGGGTGAATGCAGCTATAAG CGTTCGTGTCTCCAATGAACTTGGATCAGCGCGTCCAAGAGCAGCAAAATACTCTGTCATTGTCACTATAGTTGAGTCTCTCATCATTGGAATTCTTTTCGGGGGGATCATCCTGGCTGCTAAGGATCATTTCGCTGTCATTTTCACCAGCAGCAAAGAGCTGCAACATGCTGTATCTCGTTTGGCAATCCTTCTTAGTGTTACAATGGTACTTAATAGTGTCCAGCCGGTTATATCAG GTGTTGCTGTTGGAGGAGGGTGGCAAGCTTTGGTGGCTTCCATAAACTTGTTTTGTTATTATGTTGTGGGGCTACCTCTTGGGTTTGTTCTTGGTTATCGAACAGGTTTAAGAGTGGAG GGAATTTGGCTTGGTATGATATTTGGGACATTCTTGCAGACACTGATCCTCTCCTACATCGTTTACAAAACCAACTGGAACAAGGAG GTAGAACAAGCCTCAATAAGAATGGAACAATGGACTGGAGAAGAACTAGTAACGCATCATTAG
- the LOC101298827 gene encoding ubiquitin-conjugating enzyme E2-17 kDa-like, producing the protein MASKRILKELKDLQKDPPTSCSAGPVAEDMFHWQATIMGPPDSPYAGGVFLVTIHFPPDYPFKPPKVAFRTKVFHPNINSNGSICLDILKEQWSPALTISKVLLSICSLLTDPNPDDPLVPEIAHMYKTDRSKYETTARSWTQKYAMG; encoded by the exons ATGGCGTCCAAGCGGATCTTGAAGGAGCTCAAGGATCTCCAGAAGGATCCCCCGACCTCATGCAGCGCCG GGCCTGTTGCTGAAGACATGTTTCATTGGCAAGCGACGATAATGGGCCCTCCTGATAGTCCTTATGCAGGGGGTGTCTTTTTGGTTACCATTCATTTCCCTCCTGATTATCCGTTTAAACCACCTAAG GTTGCATTTAGGACTAAGGTCTTTCATCCAAATATCAATAGCAACGGAAGTATCTGCCTTGACATTTTGAAAGAGCAGTGGAGCCCTGCTCTGACCATATCCAAG GTGTTGCTATCCATTTGTTCCCTGTTGACTGACCCCAACCCGGATGATCCCCTGGTGCCGGAAATTGCTCACATGTACAAGACAGACCGGTCAAAGTACGAGACAACCGCTAGGAGCTGGACCCAGAAGTATGCTATGGGTTAG
- the LOC101300861 gene encoding uncharacterized protein LOC101300861, whose protein sequence is MSQQSPVKPVLKKPPGYRDPNQQPRLVPGQTPRKPVPLPPSFQPLPKPRRNSCCRVFCWVSCILILVIIVVVALAAGIFFLLFDPRLPLVYLRSFQIPLFNTTVKSGGTYLDSWTVPEMEVKNPNGKLDIFYSVLHAYVSVGDPNDIGLVLGMKELGGFTQKSRNTTTVKFDYVVKDRQLNDAVAKKLRSQYEGKVMKVGVEMKTKVGYVVKGWRIGTMDIDVECGDVTMKEIHTGSTMPKCKMHAYKW, encoded by the coding sequence ATGTCCCAGCAATCACCAGTAAAACCGGTGCTGAAGAAGCCACCGGGATACAGAGACCCGAACCAACAGCCTAGACTGGTTCCCGGCCAGACTCCCCGAAAACCGGTTCCCCTCCCTCCCTCATTTCAGCCACTACCGAAGCCCCGGCGCAACAGTTGCTGCCGTGTCTTTTGTTGGGTGTCTTGCATTTTAATCCTTGTGATCATCGTCGTCGTAGCGCTGGCTGCCGGAATATTCTTCCTCTTATTCGATCCAAGGCTCCCTCTGGTTTACTTGCGTTCGTTTCAGATACCTCTATTCAATACCACGGTGAAATCCGGAGGGACTTACCTCGACTCATGGACAGTTCCGGAGATGGAGGTGAAGAACCCTAATGGTAAGTTAGACATATTCTACTCAGTGTTGCATGCCTACGTCAGTGTCGGGGACCCGAACGACATAGGGTTGGTGTTGGGGATGAAAGAGCTGGGAGGGTTTACGCAGAAGTCGAGGAACACGACGACTGTTAAGTTTGATTACGTGGTGAAGGATCGGCAGCTGAACGACGCGGTGGCGAAGAAGCTGAGGAGTCAGTATGAGGGGAAAGTGATGAAGGTTGGGGTGGAGATGAAGACCAAGGTAGGTTATGTGGTGAAGGGGTGGAGGATAGGTACGATGGATATTGATGTAGAATGTGGGGATGTCACGATGAAGGAGATTCATACTGGCAGTACCATGCCCAAGTGTAAAATGCACGCCTACAAATGGTAA
- the LOC101299122 gene encoding putative glucose-6-phosphate 1-epimerase-like, translated as MGHSSAVWDCKAAVEITKDLNGVGQVVLRNPQGASAQVSLHGGQVTSWRNEHGEELLFTSSKAIFKPPKAMRGGIPICFPQFGNCGSLEMHGFARNKVWAIDDNPPVLHPNDSQGKSYVDLLLKPSEEDLKCWPHSFEFRLRVSLAINGDLTLISRVRNVNGKMFSFSFAYHTYLLVSDISEVRIEGLETCDYLDNLYQRERFTEQGDAITFESEVDRLYLSSRKVIAVLDHEKKQTYVIRKEGLPDVVVWNPWEKKSKSMVDFGDEEYKQMLCVDAAAIEKLVTLKPGEEWTGRLQLSVVPSSFCSENLDLEKGGF; from the exons ATGGGGCATTCATCAGCAGTCTGGGACTGTAAGGCAGCAGTTGAGATCACAAAGGACTTGAATGGGGTTGGACAAGTTGTTCTTCGAAACCCACAAGGGGCTTCAGCACAG GTCAGCTTGCATGGAGGACAGGTCACATCATGGAGGAATGAGCATGGAGAAGAACTCTTATTCACTAGTAGTAAG GCAATATTCAAGCCCCCAAAAGCAATGCGAGGAGGAATTCCCATTTGTTTCCCACAG TTTGGGAATTGTGGATCCTTAGAAATGCATGGTTTTGCAAGAAACAAGGTCTGGGCAATTGATGATAATCCACCCGTGCTTCACCCAAATGATTCCCAGGGAAAATCCTATGTTGATCTACTACTGAAACCATCTGAAGAGGACCTGAAGTGCTGGCCCCATAG TTTTGAGTTTCGCCTAAGGGTGTCTCTTGCAATAAACGGAGATCTGACCCTGATATCACGAGTTAGGAATGTTAATGGCAAGATGTTTAGTTTCTCTTTCGCCTACCACACTTATCTTTTGGTTTCTGATATAAG TGAGGTGAGGATCGAAGGGCTGGAGACATGTGACTACTTAGACAACCTCTATCAAAGAGAACGTTTCACCGAACAAGGAGATGCCATAACTTTTGAATCAGAG GTTGATCGACTTTATTTGAGTTCACGCAAAGTTATTGCAGTTCTTGATCATGAAAAAAAGCAGACATATGTAATCAGAAAGGAGGGACTACCAGATGTTG TCGTTTGGAATCCGTGGGAGAAGAAATCAAAATCCATGGTTGATTTTGGTGACGAGGAGTACAAGCAGATGCTTTGTGTGGATGCTGCAGCAATTGAGAAACTCGTCACGTTGAAGCCAGGAGAGGAATGGACAGGGAGGTTGCAGCTCTCTGTCGTGCCTTCGAGTTTCTGTAGTGAGAACCTGGATCTTGAAAAGGGTGGTTTCTGA